The genomic DNA ATAAAAGAGAACAAACAGAACGATAAAAATTAAAATCAATCCTAATTTGATAAAAAGAGGTCGTTTAGGAGCTTCCTGAAGCTTGTCAAGTTTCTGCTGAAAGACATTAAAATGTTCAAGCATAAAATTATACTCTCTATGAAAATTACTTTTCCTGTCTTTATAAATCCTAAACAAATCATCAAAAAAAGAAGTGTTATTTACGGTATTATCACCAAATCGGATTTTGTCTCTGGCACTAATCTTTACTCTTTTAATCCGATTATCGTTTTGAAAAGTACCATTTCTGGATTCCTGATCAATGAGTAAAATATCGTCATAATAGTGCACTTCAGCAATGGCATGCTTTCTACTCACAGTATCGTCGGGTATGACAATATCATTTTCCTTGCTTCTGCCTATCGTTATTGAAACCACTTCATCCATAGGAAAACAAATTTTTCTTTAACCTGGCTTCCAATGATTTGGATACCTCTAGTGATTTTTCACTTTTGTGAAAATAAATACGGTTCGCATTTATTTTTTTAACTGACGTTTTGTTAATTATTAAAGATCTGTGGATCCGTTCAAAAGCTAAATTCATTTCCATCAAATCTGAATAAGTGCCCAATTGCCTGGTAAGTACCATATTCTTACCATTCCGAAACTGAATTAATGTATAGTTTCCTGCAGCCTGGATATATATAATATCTCTTACGTTTAAATTAAAAATACCCTCTGGAGTTCTCACTGAATATTTTCCTTCACCGTGATTAATGTATGAGGAGAATTTTTTATATGAAAAAATTATTTGTGAAGAGAGCACCGGATAAGGCTCAAAGTGAAACACACCAATTTGCCAGGCCGTCAGGGCATTATCTGGATTGGAAAAGAGGACAATCTTTAAATCGGGGTCGTGATTACTGTAGTATTTTAACCAGTTTATGATTTCGATATTAAGATAATCTGACAAAAAATAAATTAGTCCTTTTATGTTCCTCTTTTCAATCAGCCCTTCTAAATCTTTTATACTAAATGGAAAAAGAAGTTGAATTCTTTTTTGACTGGAGAAGTGCAGGTCTTTAATATGCTCTTTTAGACTTTCGCCCTCTTTAAAAAAGATCAGGTTTTCCATTAAATAGGATTTAAATTATCAGATAAAGGTAAACAAAATAAAAAAATATCCTTTAAAAATCCTCGGAAAACCTAGGAGGAATATTTTGCCAACATTCAAAGTCTATTTTGAAATATTTACGCAAGAAAATTACAAACAAATTGCTTCCCATATAAACCTTCCTAGTATCATACATGAGTATGATCGAACATATAGTGCCTCCGTGAAGTGTTTGAAGTAACTATTTTGATTTACAGATTAAATTTTTATCAATTTTCCTCTTACAAAAATTTATAATTCTCTCTTTCAGGTTTTGGAGCTATTGGTAATACTATATCTACTATTTCACTGTCTCTCCACAATAAACCTGCTGCAATATAACCCTGAGGATCTTTGAAAATGGATATACCTTGAATTTGATT from Chitinophagaceae bacterium includes the following:
- a CDS encoding FHA domain-containing protein, with protein sequence MDEVVSITIGRSKENDIVIPDDTVSRKHAIAEVHYYDDILLIDQESRNGTFQNDNRIKRVKISARDKIRFGDNTVNNTSFFDDLFRIYKDRKSNFHREYNFMLEHFNVFQQKLDKLQEAPKRPLFIKLGLILIFIVLFVLFYDQIDHKYLYPMIIGMSALTIISGLVSVSRGKRNREIAKLKVSYERVLRCPKCKTSFLNMHLIMVEDLCHCPNNQCNAKFNPEN
- a CDS encoding LytTR family transcriptional regulator produces the protein MENLIFFKEGESLKEHIKDLHFSSQKRIQLLFPFSIKDLEGLIEKRNIKGLIYFLSDYLNIEIINWLKYYSNHDPDLKIVLFSNPDNALTAWQIGVFHFEPYPVLSSQIIFSYKKFSSYINHGEGKYSVRTPEGIFNLNVRDIIYIQAAGNYTLIQFRNGKNMVLTRQLGTYSDLMEMNLAFERIHRSLIINKTSVKKINANRIYFHKSEKSLEVSKSLEARLKKNLFSYG